Proteins from a genomic interval of Zingiber officinale cultivar Zhangliang chromosome 1B, Zo_v1.1, whole genome shotgun sequence:
- the LOC121986136 gene encoding protein MAO HUZI 4, chloroplastic-like: MSLILVSCSAALLPSRAPSLRQALSPRNCLSIERRSAGTSANSGSHSGVDLRTGHQGGWSFVGGSRIPYQPKASGFARRKTVFRPTASWLTSAQIASHAFTWGTVSVLPFYTLMVVAPNAAITKRTMESSLPYVALGVLYAYLLYLSWTPDTLRMMFASKYWLPELAGIARMFTNEITASSAWIHLLAIDLFAARQVFHDGLKNNVETRHSVSLCLLFCPIGVFTHFVTKLLTKTANKPH; encoded by the exons ATGTCCCTCATTCTCGTCTCATGCAGCGCCGCCCTTCTTCCTTCCCGTGCACCTTCTCTCCGTCAG GCCTTATCGCCGAGAAATTGTCTCTCGATCGAGCGGAGATCCGCTGGTACAAGCGCGAACAGTGGGTCGCATAGTGGTGTAGATCTGCGCACCGGGCATCAAGGTGGCTGGAGTTTCGTTGGCGGATCCAGAATCCCATACCAGCCCAAGGCTTCAGGATTCGCTCGAAGGAAAACAGTGTTTCGCCCGACTGCGAGTT GGCTTACAAGTGCTCAAATTGCTAGCCATGCTTTCACTTGGGGCACAGTTTCTGTTCTTCCCTTCTACACTTTGATGGTTGTCGCTCCTAATGCTGCAATT ACTAAAAGAACTATGGAGAGCAGTCTGCCATATGTTGCCCTGGGAGTTCTATATGCATACCTTCTGTATTTGTCATGGACTCCAGACACATTAAGGATGATGTTTGCTAGTAAATATTGGCTGCCAGAG CTGGCTGGAATAGCAAGAATGTTCACCAATGAAATTACTGCGTCTTCAGCATGGATTCATTTGTTGGCTATAGATCTTTTTGCTGCAAG GCAGGTATTCCATGACGGTTTAAAGAACAACGTAGAAACCCGGCATTCAGTTTCTTTGTGCTTACTCTTCTGTCCCATTGGAGTTTTTACTCATTTTGTCACCAAGTTGCTAACCAAGACAGCAAACAAGCCACATTGA